Genomic window (Candidatus Binataceae bacterium):
ACAGGTTGCCAAAGCGCCGCAGGCAGTCCCACGATACCTCCATCGCATCCGAACGCAGCTCCAGCGCATCAGCCATTGCGTCAAGCACCTTGGGGCCTCCGGTGTGAATCAACCAGTTGCCAATATCGGCACGTTTGAGCGAATGGCGGTTAAGGAAGCGATCGACATCGGTGCGCAGGCGGCCGCGAACGAGATCGGGCAGGGCGGGAGACAGCACGATTCCGAAGCCGTGTTCGGAAATGTTCCAGCCCATGATCTCCTCGGTGTTGGGGTAAAACACCGAATGGCAATCCAGGACGCGGGGGCCATGCGCGGCGCGGTCCTCGCCAGTGAGCAGCGCAACCCCGGCGCCATCACCGAACAAGGCGGTAGCGACCAGGTTGGTGTTGGAGAAATCCTCGCGTTGAATTGCCAGCGAGCAGGTTTCCACCGCCAGCAAGGCGGCCACTTGCCCGGGATAGGCACGGACATAATCGGCGGCGCGAGTCAGGCCCACGGCACCGCCGACACAGCCCAGCCCGAAGATGGGAGTGCGTTTGAGGTCGGAGCGCAGGCCCATCCGATTGATCAGACGCGCATCCAGCGAGGGACTAGCGATGCCGGTGACCGAGACCACGATCAGCGCGTCAAGCTGGCTTACGGCCAGGCCGGCGCGCTCCAACGCCAGGCTGAGGGCGCGCTCGCCCAATTCCTGAGCCGCCTCGAACCAGGCGGCGTTGGTTTCGCCCCACGATCCGAAGCGCGCGTACCGCTCCATCGGAAAGGCCAGATAACGGGTGGCCACGCCGGCGCGCGAATGTACGCGCTCCAGCAATTGAGGGCGCGCCAGCCGGCCGGCCCAATGATTTTGTAGCGCGGCGGTGATGGTCTCTTGATCGTAGCGATTACGGGGCAGGGCACTGGCGACACTGGCAATGGTCATGGCAAATTTCCGTCACCCGCGCATGCGCGGCGTGCTTGGTTACAAGCGGTTGAACGTAATCCAGCCCCCAGCCCGTCGCGTGGCCACGACGCTGGCGAGCGGAGGCGTTCGGGCTGCCCCAGCCAACTTCTATCCTATAGGATATTTGTCACCCGCCCTGCCATCGCCAAGGCTTCGCTCCAGTAGCTGGCTCGCGAGTGCATCAGCTCGACCACATTGCCGAGCGCCGCGACAAAGCGCTCCATCTGGCGGGGCTCAATCGTCAAGGGTGGCAGGACTTTCAGGGCCATGAAATTGTTACCACATATCTGGCATAAAATGTCGTGTTCGCGAAACATGCGCATCACCAACACCTGGCCAAACATGGCGGGATGAATCCGCCGGAAGGCCTCGAACGGTACCCGCAGGCGCAGGCGCCGGGGCGGGCGAAATTCGACCGCGTTCATCAGCCCCAGGCCGCGTACCTCACCCACCATCTCGAAGCCCGCCAAGCGCTGGCGCAGCTGCGCGCGCAACTGCTCACCCAATTGCAGCGCGCGTGCACCCGCCTGCTCGTCCTCCAGCACTTCCAGCGTGGCCAGCCCTGCCCTCATGGCCAGTGCGTTTTCGCTGTAGGTCGAAGTATGAATCAGAGCGCGTTGCAGCGAGCTGTACACGCGTTTGTAAACTAGCTCGCTCATCAGCACTGCGGCCGAAGGCACCAAGCCGCCGCTGAGCGCCTTGGCCAGCACCACCATATCGGGTTCGACGCCAAAGTGATGGGCGGCCAGGAATGGACCGGTTCGATATAGTCCGGTTTGAACCTCGTCCAAGATCAATAGGGTGCCATAGCGCCGGCACAGTTCCTGCGCGCGGATCAGGTAATCCTGGGGCGGTAAGACCACCCCACCTTCGCCTTGAATCGGCTCCAGGACCAGGGCGGCGAAGGCCTTAGTGGCGAGCTGGTGAGCCAATTGGGGGAGGTCGCCGAAGGGTAGCGCGAGGGCACCCGGGAGCAGCGGACCGAAGCCGGCGTTCCAGAATGGATCGGACATCAGCGAAAGCGCACCGTAGGTCAGGCCGTGAAAAGCCTTGTGAGCGTAAAGAATACCCGTGCGGCCGGTACAAGCTCGGGCGAATTTCAGCGCTGCTTCGATGCCCTCGCTACCCGAGCTGCAGAAAAAGACCTTATTGACCCGCCCGGCGGCGCGTTGACACAGCCGTGCCGCCAACGCCGCGGCCAATTCGGGAACATGGCTTTGCAGCATCGCCGGCCCTTCGGCGGCCAGTTCGGTCCGCAGCGCGGCGACAATTCGCGGATGGTTGTGGCCGGCATTGTGCACTCCATAGCCGGAAAGGAAATCCAGGACGCGGCGGCCGTCGGCGCATTCCAGCTCCGCGCCGCGGCATCGCAGGTAGCGCACATTCATGCCCAGGGCGTCGAGCAGCCGCACCCATTGCGGATTGACGTGGGCGGCGTAATCGCCCGCGCCCGCGCCCTCCTGCCGCTCTTGCTCGAGCTTCGCCTTAACGGACCCTGACCAACTCATTCAAAGCCCAGGGGCAATTAAATAGTGCACGAGCGCCGTCCGTTTTGGTCCGCTCCGCTGAAGCAGAAATCGCGCGGCTTTCAACCCCATCGCTTCGCGCTGACTCACGTTCCCACAAAAATTTTGCGATCTCATGCTTGCTATATTGATTCGCACCTACCCTCTACCGCAAGTCAGGCAGATCCGCCGTCTCGCGAGACTTGATCGACCGCGAAGTTGCGCAAAATCCTTGCCAGCCTCCAGGTCGCGATGGCGCGCGCATTCACCTTATCGGCGTTTTAAAGTTTTGACTAACGTCCGAAAATTTGCACCGCGGCTGTTGGATCGAGCGCTCAAATGCCAAGAGCCAAAAAAGCTTTGGTTTAAAACGTTTTACGACTCGACCGGTGGTCTTGTTCATAAGCAGTTGAAACCATCGGGCAAGG
Coding sequences:
- a CDS encoding 3-oxoacyl-[acyl-carrier-protein] synthase III C-terminal domain-containing protein produces the protein MTIASVASALPRNRYDQETITAALQNHWAGRLARPQLLERVHSRAGVATRYLAFPMERYARFGSWGETNAAWFEAAQELGERALSLALERAGLAVSQLDALIVVSVTGIASPSLDARLINRMGLRSDLKRTPIFGLGCVGGAVGLTRAADYVRAYPGQVAALLAVETCSLAIQREDFSNTNLVATALFGDGAGVALLTGEDRAAHGPRVLDCHSVFYPNTEEIMGWNISEHGFGIVLSPALPDLVRGRLRTDVDRFLNRHSLKRADIGNWLIHTGGPKVLDAMADALELRSDAMEVSWDCLRRFGNLSSASVLLVLEEVMLNRRPPAGTLSLLLALGPGFSSEIILLQW
- a CDS encoding aspartate aminotransferase family protein, encoding MSWSGSVKAKLEQERQEGAGAGDYAAHVNPQWVRLLDALGMNVRYLRCRGAELECADGRRVLDFLSGYGVHNAGHNHPRIVAALRTELAAEGPAMLQSHVPELAAALAARLCQRAAGRVNKVFFCSSGSEGIEAALKFARACTGRTGILYAHKAFHGLTYGALSLMSDPFWNAGFGPLLPGALALPFGDLPQLAHQLATKAFAALVLEPIQGEGGVVLPPQDYLIRAQELCRRYGTLLILDEVQTGLYRTGPFLAAHHFGVEPDMVVLAKALSGGLVPSAAVLMSELVYKRVYSSLQRALIHTSTYSENALAMRAGLATLEVLEDEQAGARALQLGEQLRAQLRQRLAGFEMVGEVRGLGLMNAVEFRPPRRLRLRVPFEAFRRIHPAMFGQVLVMRMFREHDILCQICGNNFMALKVLPPLTIEPRQMERFVAALGNVVELMHSRASYWSEALAMAGRVTNIL